Sequence from the Tripterygium wilfordii isolate XIE 37 chromosome 10, ASM1340144v1, whole genome shotgun sequence genome:
AGGTCGAGAGTTTGAACCAACATGTTGGAATGTTTTTTTATGGAATTATGGTTTTGTAGGTTTGTTCCACTTTCAGACCCCTATTCACATGGGCTTTGGTCTAGTCTTATATATCGTCAGCTTAGTACAGCCGTACAGGTTGTTTTGACGGTTAGAGATTTATGTCCACACAATTGTTCGAATGACATGTTAGATTGAGTTGTTTCtcggttgaaaaaaaaaaaagaaaaagacaccTAGCACGATGTTCTCTTTTGTGTGTGCTTGTAAGGAGGCAATTTGAGGGCCTCAAAAGGAGATTAGAACCCCTACTCCAATAACAATTCTCTTTGCTGCTGTTGTTTCTTGCTTTGACTAGGAAATCATGCAAGATCCACAAATTGGGTTGCAAACAAGGCATGTGACTTCAAAGAGGGACCAGGACCAGGACCAGCATTGGCAAGCAAGCCTTGACATTACTCTGCATTATTGGATCTCCATTAGCATTTATCTCATCTTCCAGATTTTCAATCCAATCAGGCCAAAGACATTCTCTCTGTACTCATGTGGACTAAGGTGTCTTCTTTCTATTAGCTGTGTAGGAGAATTATTGTAGTTATCTACTTCATTCGCAACATCCAACTTCTGTGGCAGGTCCCATAAGCGTAAGTAATGCTTCaaagaagcaatttgaaagATTGATGTCGCTAAATTGTCAATTTGTTTTGGGTTGGTGTTACTTTGTAAATAATCAATTGGTTATTCATTTCTCACCTAGTTTCTCGTTTCACTGTACAGTGCATGTTTTAGGTGTTAAATCACTAACCCATTTaaagttttcaaaaacaaacatAAGACTATTTAGTATTGGCGAGTCTTCTACATTGTAAACACTTGGAAAATCCTGAATTCAATTTTCACTGGGAATAAAATACCATTGTGTCCACACGTTAAGTTTTGACGTAACTTACCCTATTATTAAATGAGATTTGTGTTCGCACGTCAAGTTTTGACGTAACTTACCCCGTTATTAAACGAGAAATATCTATTTCCTGTTATTAAATGAGAAATatttatacacatatatataacgaTACAAGTTTAGACCCATCGATTAGCAGGGGGAAAAAAGTCCTCCCGAAATTGTCAATATAGTTATGATTCTCTCTCCATTGGATGAATAAGGTTAGACTCATGTTTCGTCACAATTCATTATGGTTGCTCCAAACAATTTTTCTTAACCTTAGAACAAAAGTAAGAAAAGTGGGCCTTGCCTCGACTGGAAAACACACAAATGAGTGATAATTGAAACTTGTAAGCCCAATATTGAATCCACCACAAAGAAAAGATGTCTACTAACTATAACATAAGTAATCTGATCAGTGATCATTAATTAAAAGGaaacatcaaaacaaaattcaataaaGTTCACCAAAGATCACAGCAATCCATatttcaaaacataaaacaagGCATATGCAGCTTCACTTCAAAGGAATGAATCTGGAAGAGTGGGTAGCACCGATACCAGGCCTTCCATGCTTGACAGGCTTGTAACTGATGGAAAATTCAGCTAAATAATGGCTAATCATTTCAGGCTTgatttcaacttgattaaaGGTCTTGCCATTGTAAACGCCAATAACGCTACCAATCATTTCAGGAACTATGATCATGTTCCGCAGATGAGTCCTCACTGGCTCCGGTTTTTCACCGGGTGGTGCCTCCCTTTTCTGTTACAGCAATCATGataaaaaattttgagaaaaatgcACAAAGGGACAGAAATAATTATCAAAATGCAATTTAACAAAATCACAAGCTAGCATAAACAAAATGCAGAAAATAAATTAGTAATATTTCTgagttttttgaaaaaaaaaaaattaattggtgAATGCTGAAAGAGCACCCATTAGTAAGTGAAtcttaattgcacaaaaaagataTATGTTCAAGTAAACCAAAATTTGCAAGCCCAAAGGTTTTCCTACCATCCCCTTTTAACAAAATCCAAAAT
This genomic interval carries:
- the LOC120006978 gene encoding 40S ribosomal protein S15-like, whose protein sequence is MADVEVDAAAAAGLPKKRTFKKFSFRGVDLDALLDMSTDELVKLFPARARRRFQRGLKRKPMALIKKLRKAKREAPPGEKPEPVRTHLRNMIIVPEMIGSVIGVYNGKTFNQVEIKPEMISHYLAEFSISYKPVKHGRPGIGATHSSRFIPLK